A stretch of the Gemmatimonadota bacterium genome encodes the following:
- a CDS encoding 3-ketoacyl-ACP reductase has translation MPAALVTGSSRGIGRGIAFCLADAGYDILVNYAGNQAAAEETATGIRERGQNVHICQGDITRTEDGKRLVDTTLDAFGRLDMLVNNAGIAPRVRADILEATPESYENVMNTNLKGPYFLTQYAANHMIALKQQGKIQTPRIVVITSISAYTSSTARGEYCVSKAGLSMMTRLFADRLAEHGIPVNEIQPGIIQTDMTGPVKEKYDHLIADGLTPIRRWGQPEDIGKAVAAIGLGYLDFTTGAAIPVDGGFHMHRL, from the coding sequence ATGCCAGCAGCACTCGTCACCGGATCCAGCAGAGGCATAGGCAGAGGCATAGCATTCTGCCTTGCAGACGCGGGCTACGACATCCTCGTCAACTACGCGGGCAATCAGGCAGCAGCAGAAGAAACCGCAACAGGGATTCGAGAACGCGGGCAAAACGTCCACATTTGTCAGGGCGACATAACCCGCACAGAAGACGGCAAACGCCTCGTAGATACCACACTTGACGCCTTTGGCCGCCTCGACATGCTCGTCAACAACGCCGGCATTGCCCCCCGCGTTCGCGCCGACATCCTCGAAGCCACGCCGGAAAGCTATGAAAACGTCATGAACACCAACCTCAAAGGACCCTACTTTTTGACCCAATACGCGGCAAACCACATGATCGCACTCAAACAACAAGGAAAAATACAAACACCGCGCATCGTTGTCATCACCTCCATATCGGCATACACCTCTTCAACAGCGCGCGGCGAATACTGCGTCTCAAAAGCTGGCCTGAGCATGATGACGCGCCTATTTGCCGACCGGCTCGCAGAACACGGCATCCCCGTCAATGAAATCCAGCCGGGAATCATCCAGACCGACATGACAGGACCCGTAAAAGAAAAATACGACCACCTGATAGCCGATGGACTAACCCCCATCCGCAGGTGGGGACAACCCGAAGACATCGGCAAAGCAGTAGCCGCCATTGGGCTCGGCTATCTCGACTTCACAACCGGCGCAGCAATCCCGGTTGACGGGGGATTCCACATGCACCGACTCTGA